A window of the Haloarcula rubripromontorii genome harbors these coding sequences:
- a CDS encoding Hsp20/alpha crystallin family protein produces MSALREALRDLPDAVFADVLESEDEYLLVLDLPGVTAETIDVTVEGGRLRIDGQRTKDVPGEFTFVREDRSVFLDAELPLPPDTTGQGGEGTVENGVLELRLPKATAAPSTTIPIDGD; encoded by the coding sequence ATGTCTGCCCTGCGTGAAGCGCTTCGGGACCTTCCCGATGCCGTGTTCGCGGACGTGCTCGAATCCGAGGACGAATACCTGCTCGTGCTCGACCTGCCGGGTGTGACCGCGGAGACAATCGACGTGACCGTTGAAGGGGGCCGCCTTCGCATCGACGGGCAACGGACCAAAGACGTGCCCGGAGAGTTCACCTTCGTCCGCGAGGACCGCTCTGTCTTCCTTGATGCCGAACTCCCGCTCCCGCCGGACACGACCGGGCAGGGCGGGGAGGGCACCGTCGAAAACGGCGTCCTCGAACTCCGCCTGCCGAAGGCAACAGCCGCACCGAGTACGACGATCCCGATTGACGGGGACTGA
- a CDS encoding ABC1 kinase family protein, with amino-acid sequence MNLRAYWRFLVVARHFLPLLVAYARDRKRFFVIGSSRRVTPEQRRKRAQQLLDSLLTLGPTFIKLGQILSTRPDVLPPEYIEEFSKLQDRVPPADWDEARVVIEDELGAVDDRFDEFETEAISGASLGQVYLAEVDGEKVAVKIRRPGIEALVEADLRVVRWSLPLLMYFIDDSRSFSLETLADEFSKTIREEMDYQREGRMLTEIRENFRDNDRICIPNVKESHSTRRVLTMEYVPGTKINDIDSLDAGGIDRTELAETLQRAYLQMIIDDGVFHADPHPGNLAVQDDGTLVFYDFGMSGRVDPFVQDKIIDFYAAVADQDIDAILDALIEMGTLSPEADRQVMGDVMELAIADARGEDIEQYRVQQIIQQVEDTIYEFPLRLPANLALVLRVATVVEGVCVTLDEDFDFIGVATDYLREEGYIAEGVRNFVEDRATEVSDAARSAVRIPPKLESALDRVEREDFRVQADIEDSDGLLATMTKRLILGMLLASTLFSTAFLYTQASLPATGVGIAGTVGLSLALWWSFRSKKAVRAKPQFTRQSMREQDRESPGGLNTSFGEDTDDAYSGD; translated from the coding sequence GTGAACCTTCGCGCGTACTGGCGGTTCCTCGTCGTCGCTCGCCACTTCCTGCCCTTGTTGGTCGCGTACGCACGAGACCGAAAGCGGTTCTTCGTGATCGGCTCATCGCGCCGCGTCACGCCCGAACAGCGTCGCAAACGGGCACAACAGCTACTGGACTCGCTGCTGACGCTCGGCCCGACCTTTATCAAACTCGGCCAGATCCTCTCGACGCGGCCGGACGTCCTGCCGCCGGAGTACATCGAGGAGTTCTCGAAACTGCAGGACCGCGTGCCGCCGGCGGACTGGGACGAGGCGCGGGTCGTCATCGAGGACGAACTTGGGGCTGTCGACGACCGCTTCGACGAGTTCGAGACAGAGGCGATAAGCGGGGCGTCGCTCGGGCAGGTGTATCTGGCGGAGGTCGACGGCGAGAAGGTCGCGGTCAAGATTCGCCGCCCCGGCATCGAGGCGCTTGTCGAGGCCGACCTGCGGGTCGTCCGCTGGTCGCTCCCCCTGCTGATGTATTTCATCGACGATTCCCGGTCGTTCTCGCTGGAGACGCTCGCCGACGAGTTCTCGAAGACCATCCGCGAGGAGATGGACTACCAGCGAGAGGGCCGGATGCTCACCGAGATCCGGGAGAACTTCCGTGACAACGACCGCATCTGTATCCCCAACGTGAAGGAGTCCCACTCGACGCGGCGCGTCCTGACGATGGAGTACGTCCCCGGGACGAAGATAAACGACATCGACAGCCTCGATGCGGGCGGTATCGACCGCACGGAGCTGGCCGAGACACTCCAGCGGGCGTACCTCCAGATGATTATCGACGACGGCGTCTTCCACGCTGATCCGCACCCGGGGAACCTCGCCGTACAGGACGACGGGACGCTCGTCTTCTATGACTTCGGGATGTCTGGGCGGGTCGACCCGTTCGTCCAGGACAAGATCATCGACTTCTACGCCGCCGTCGCCGACCAGGACATCGACGCTATCCTCGACGCGCTCATCGAAATGGGGACGCTCTCGCCGGAGGCCGACCGGCAGGTGATGGGCGACGTGATGGAACTGGCCATCGCCGACGCCCGCGGCGAGGACATCGAGCAGTACCGCGTCCAGCAGATTATCCAGCAGGTCGAGGACACCATCTACGAGTTCCCGCTCCGACTGCCGGCGAACCTGGCGCTCGTACTGCGCGTCGCCACGGTCGTCGAAGGCGTCTGTGTCACCCTCGACGAGGACTTCGATTTCATCGGTGTCGCGACCGACTACCTCCGCGAGGAGGGGTACATCGCCGAGGGCGTCCGGAACTTCGTTGAGGACCGCGCAACCGAAGTGTCAGATGCCGCCCGGTCAGCCGTCCGGATCCCGCCGAAACTGGAGTCCGCCCTCGACAGGGTCGAGCGCGAGGACTTCCGTGTGCAGGCCGACATCGAGGATTCCGATGGCCTGCTCGCGACGATGACCAAGCGGCTCATCCTCGGGATGTTGCTCGCGAGCACACTGTTCTCGACGGCGTTTCTCTACACGCAGGCGTCGCTGCCGGCCACCGGAGTCGGCATCGCTGGAACCGTCGGCCTCTCTCTGGCGCTGTGGTGGTCGTTCCGCTCGAAGAAGGCTGTCCGCGCCAAGCCGCAGTTCACGCGACAGAGTATGCGCGAGCAAGACCGGGAGAGCCCGGGCGGCCTCAACACCTCTTTCGGCGAGGACACCGACGACGCCTACAGCGGCGACTGA
- a CDS encoding GNAT family N-acetyltransferase has translation MIDPIQFRSYDDRDADAVWRLHERAIRATGNDPSDIPGTSDLKNIETRYFDTGGAFLVGVVPADDELPETFDGGLAAMGGFLPNEVGHADERTVPGAAELHRMRVAPSRQRRGYGRRLLHRLEQQVAERGYERLLATTSQSQAAAVAFYRDEGYQEVDRSTQGEYELVHFEKRL, from the coding sequence ATGATCGACCCGATTCAGTTTCGGTCCTACGACGACCGAGACGCCGACGCCGTCTGGCGTCTCCACGAGCGGGCGATACGTGCGACCGGCAACGACCCCAGCGACATCCCCGGAACGTCGGACCTGAAAAACATCGAGACGCGGTATTTCGACACCGGCGGCGCGTTTCTCGTCGGCGTCGTTCCCGCCGACGACGAACTGCCGGAGACGTTCGACGGCGGCCTCGCCGCGATGGGCGGGTTCCTCCCGAACGAGGTCGGCCACGCCGACGAGCGAACTGTACCCGGCGCGGCCGAACTCCACCGGATGCGGGTCGCTCCGTCTCGGCAGCGGCGTGGCTACGGTCGTCGACTCCTGCACAGACTCGAACAGCAAGTGGCCGAGCGGGGGTACGAGCGCTTGCTGGCGACGACATCACAGAGCCAGGCCGCCGCGGTCGCGTTCTACCGCGACGAGGGGTATCAGGAGGTCGACCGGTCGACACAGGGCGAGTACGAACTCGTTCACTTCGAAAAGCGGCTCTGA
- a CDS encoding sulfatase-like hydrolase/transferase: MTAPATNNVVLVTVDSLRADALGGADSVSPVMDSLAESGVVFENAAAQGNWTPFSFPSIHGSRPVFAESEDIGLASTPTLAEQVSDAGIETAGFNAANGFLTDHWGYDRGFDEFEPFVDSGGYSKYLAAHPTIQAWVQLGTSPFRRAATVLSGGSDERPFADVSRMGDLEDRATEFLKTTDGPFFLWVHYMDTHTPYVPAPRHIREVSDNHFGVLRMLTSHLRTGLGWEVDDRTLETLRTLYEATVRQVDASVGRLLDTLETEGYRDDTAVIVAGDHGEEFLEHGHLAHYPKLYRELIDVPYIISTPDGEGQSVETPVGLDTIAPTVCDLLSLTPATEWDGESVAPAVHGAAIEDRGPIVSAAVRGESVTSQPIPRSRADGELLLSARDERYTYIEFTDSGRQELYDRTNDPEEQVDLCSDSTDADPPATVLDRLSDAVAEHLATLDSDGNGAGTTEASDEITARLKALGYQ, translated from the coding sequence ATGACGGCCCCAGCAACCAACAACGTGGTGTTGGTCACGGTTGACTCGCTGCGGGCGGACGCACTGGGTGGCGCTGACAGCGTCTCCCCTGTCATGGACTCGCTCGCCGAATCGGGCGTCGTCTTCGAAAACGCCGCTGCACAGGGGAACTGGACGCCGTTCTCGTTTCCCAGCATCCACGGGTCACGCCCAGTGTTCGCGGAGAGCGAGGACATCGGTCTGGCATCGACGCCGACGCTGGCTGAGCAAGTCTCTGATGCCGGCATCGAGACCGCAGGATTCAACGCCGCAAACGGCTTTCTCACCGATCACTGGGGGTACGACCGCGGGTTCGACGAGTTCGAGCCGTTCGTCGACAGCGGCGGCTACAGCAAGTACCTGGCGGCCCACCCGACGATTCAGGCCTGGGTCCAGCTGGGAACCTCGCCGTTCCGGCGCGCTGCGACCGTTCTCAGTGGCGGGTCCGACGAACGCCCCTTCGCTGACGTGTCCCGGATGGGGGACCTCGAAGATCGCGCCACTGAGTTCCTGAAAACGACCGACGGGCCATTCTTCCTGTGGGTCCACTACATGGACACACACACGCCGTACGTACCGGCTCCGCGGCATATCCGCGAAGTGTCCGACAACCACTTCGGCGTTCTCCGGATGCTCACGTCCCACCTCCGAACCGGGCTGGGCTGGGAAGTCGACGACCGGACACTGGAGACACTTCGAACCCTGTACGAGGCGACAGTCCGGCAGGTCGACGCCAGCGTCGGTCGGCTACTCGACACCCTCGAAACCGAAGGCTACCGCGACGATACGGCCGTCATCGTCGCCGGCGACCACGGCGAGGAGTTCCTCGAACACGGCCATCTCGCTCACTACCCCAAGCTCTATCGGGAACTCATCGACGTTCCCTACATCATCTCGACGCCGGACGGCGAGGGGCAGTCAGTTGAGACGCCGGTCGGCCTCGATACAATCGCGCCGACAGTGTGTGACCTGCTGTCGCTCACGCCCGCGACGGAGTGGGACGGGGAGTCTGTCGCTCCGGCGGTCCACGGCGCGGCTATCGAGGACCGCGGCCCCATCGTCTCCGCAGCGGTCCGGGGCGAGAGCGTGACCAGCCAGCCGATTCCACGGAGCCGCGCGGACGGGGAACTCCTCCTCAGCGCACGCGACGAGCGCTACACGTACATCGAGTTCACAGACTCGGGCCGCCAGGAACTGTACGACCGGACGAACGACCCCGAGGAGCAGGTCGATCTGTGTTCGGACTCGACGGACGCCGACCCGCCGGCGACCGTTCTCGACCGGCTTTCGGATGCTGTCGCTGAACACCTCGCCACCCTCGACAGCGACGGGAACGGAGCTGGAACCACTGAAGCATCCGACGAAATAACAGCACGGTTAAAGGCGCTCGGTTATCAGTAA
- a CDS encoding GtrA family protein has translation MASAVVTPARRQQLVRFFLVGVVAAAVQTVLLWSFVDVGGLNYILGAALAIELTILFQYVLNNAWTFHRSQHSTLKEYMLGMGKTNLVRGTAIPLQLGLLYAFVTWGGVTYLIANGGAIVITGVYRYALDAHWTWG, from the coding sequence ATGGCGTCCGCTGTCGTCACACCGGCCCGGCGACAGCAGCTCGTCCGGTTTTTCCTCGTCGGCGTGGTCGCGGCAGCCGTCCAGACGGTGTTGCTGTGGTCGTTCGTCGATGTCGGCGGCCTAAACTACATCCTCGGGGCGGCGCTCGCTATCGAACTCACGATACTGTTCCAGTACGTCCTCAACAACGCCTGGACGTTTCACCGGTCGCAACACTCGACGCTCAAAGAGTACATGCTGGGGATGGGGAAGACGAATCTCGTCCGGGGAACGGCGATTCCGCTCCAGCTGGGTCTCCTCTATGCGTTCGTCACTTGGGGCGGCGTCACGTACCTCATCGCGAACGGCGGCGCAATCGTCATTACTGGCGTGTACCGGTACGCGCTGGACGCCCACTGGACGTGGGGTTAG
- a CDS encoding AAA family ATPase produces MDATEASEASSQILDEIGSAVIADRGFFETVLLGVVAKGHVLLEDVPGTGKTLTARSVATALGLSFSRIQFTPDLLPADITGTHIFNEESRSFEFTEGPVFANVVLADEINRAPPKTQSALLEAMEEGQVTVDGDTYDLPEPFFVIATQNPVDMEGTFELPEAQVDRFLAKTSLGYPDDEGEVELLRRRAGRTTQSPTVEPILDAASVTELRNVPETVTVDDDLLQYMADLVRATRDDYRVDVGVSPRGTQRLFEATRAMATIAGREYVAPDDIKRVAQPVLAHRLVLTPDARVEQVDKGTVIQSVLDEVPVPTV; encoded by the coding sequence ATGGACGCTACCGAGGCAAGCGAGGCGTCGAGTCAGATCCTCGATGAGATCGGAAGTGCCGTCATCGCTGACCGCGGCTTCTTCGAGACGGTGCTGCTGGGTGTTGTCGCGAAGGGCCACGTCCTGCTCGAGGACGTGCCCGGCACAGGGAAGACGCTGACCGCCCGCAGCGTCGCGACCGCGCTAGGACTGTCTTTCTCTCGCATCCAGTTCACGCCGGACCTCCTGCCGGCCGATATCACGGGAACACACATCTTCAACGAGGAGTCCCGGAGCTTCGAATTCACCGAGGGGCCAGTGTTCGCCAACGTCGTACTGGCCGACGAGATCAACCGCGCACCGCCCAAGACACAGTCCGCGCTGCTCGAAGCGATGGAAGAAGGACAGGTCACCGTCGACGGAGACACGTACGACCTGCCCGAACCCTTCTTCGTCATCGCCACCCAGAACCCGGTCGACATGGAGGGGACCTTCGAGTTGCCAGAGGCGCAGGTCGACCGGTTCCTGGCAAAGACGTCACTCGGCTACCCGGACGACGAAGGCGAGGTCGAACTCCTCCGGCGGCGTGCCGGCCGGACGACACAGAGCCCGACCGTGGAGCCGATACTCGACGCGGCATCGGTCACGGAACTCCGGAACGTTCCGGAGACGGTCACCGTCGACGACGACCTGCTGCAGTACATGGCTGACCTCGTCCGGGCGACCAGGGACGACTACCGCGTAGATGTGGGAGTCTCACCCCGTGGGACCCAGCGGCTGTTCGAGGCGACGCGAGCGATGGCGACAATCGCGGGTCGGGAGTACGTTGCTCCGGACGACATCAAGCGGGTCGCACAGCCGGTGCTGGCACACAGGCTGGTGTTAACCCCCGATGCCCGCGTCGAGCAGGTCGACAAGGGAACGGTTATCCAGAGCGTGCTCGACGAGGTCCCCGTTCCGACGGTCTAA
- a CDS encoding DUF2070 family protein, translating to MTATQGNLASLSRFIFRAPTWYTSLAFALVIAAMTGIVAFDSRFILDDAWQGVFLIGLPTSIASAVTPWVDRQLGGQLTPNRATLLAVICELITIAMLTVAGLIAIFTVRLGQNFVFDVLLVALASIFAFRLLILMAVSRHSLLKATVPASVQTVTAAVLLAIYSGATAFILEDPMLREYLSRPEEVPPQVQGFIPEDFIILAVICVIYALAVWLFLVVIDQPWRSSLGVSALDFLRGFIGHIAEGTRELEEFFEDIGEEAVVPVTLLSVRRPDGEEKARFVLPMIHPGPMGEIGGGNLPRRVAESADGLAFPPHATAGHDFNLVTEREVDKILSTAETAYQHIEYDSHATAGHQVTEGEATLTGQAFGSDALVVNTYAPGCADDVEYAVGLSAMSEARADGLEDVLLVDAHNCNDGLEGDDLGHVVPGSQRSFDMLHGAGQLGSLLTDAETGRLRCGVAWDATPWEPEEGIGPLGIRVCVFEVNDQRTAYVLIDGNNMEPGLRQRIIDAAEGVDMMEVMTSDTHIVNTVEAENQVGQAIPEKEIVALIGDLVDRAVADLEPVEAGMASEQVTVTVFGNDRTETLASTANAMVSMGGALAAAFILIVMTISVLIFLLT from the coding sequence ATGACGGCGACACAGGGAAATCTTGCTAGCCTTTCGCGGTTTATTTTCAGGGCTCCGACCTGGTATACGAGCCTAGCCTTCGCGCTAGTCATCGCCGCGATGACTGGCATCGTTGCGTTTGACTCACGGTTCATCCTTGACGACGCCTGGCAGGGCGTGTTTCTCATCGGCCTGCCGACCTCAATCGCCAGTGCGGTGACGCCGTGGGTCGACCGGCAGCTTGGCGGGCAACTCACCCCGAACCGGGCCACCCTGCTTGCAGTCATCTGTGAGCTCATCACCATCGCGATGCTGACCGTTGCCGGCCTCATCGCCATCTTTACTGTCCGCCTCGGGCAGAACTTCGTCTTCGACGTATTGCTAGTCGCGCTAGCGTCGATATTCGCCTTCCGGCTGCTGATACTGATGGCCGTCTCGCGACACTCACTGCTGAAAGCAACGGTGCCGGCGAGCGTCCAGACAGTCACTGCCGCCGTGTTGCTGGCGATATACAGCGGGGCAACCGCGTTCATCCTCGAAGATCCGATGCTCCGGGAGTACCTTTCTCGCCCTGAAGAGGTCCCGCCACAGGTACAGGGGTTCATCCCGGAGGATTTCATCATCCTCGCAGTTATCTGTGTCATCTACGCGCTGGCGGTCTGGCTGTTCCTCGTCGTTATCGACCAACCGTGGCGCTCCTCGCTGGGCGTTTCCGCACTAGATTTCCTCCGGGGCTTCATCGGCCACATCGCCGAGGGCACGCGCGAACTGGAGGAGTTCTTCGAAGATATCGGCGAAGAGGCCGTCGTTCCGGTCACCTTGCTGTCGGTCCGTCGGCCGGACGGTGAGGAGAAAGCCCGGTTCGTTCTGCCGATGATTCACCCCGGTCCGATGGGTGAGATCGGCGGGGGGAACCTCCCCAGACGCGTCGCCGAGTCGGCTGACGGCCTCGCATTCCCGCCCCACGCGACTGCCGGCCATGACTTCAATCTCGTTACAGAGCGGGAAGTCGACAAGATCCTGTCGACGGCTGAGACGGCGTACCAGCACATCGAATACGACAGCCATGCGACGGCAGGCCACCAGGTCACCGAGGGCGAGGCCACACTGACGGGACAGGCATTTGGCTCCGACGCGCTCGTCGTGAACACGTACGCGCCGGGCTGTGCCGACGACGTGGAGTACGCCGTTGGACTCTCAGCGATGTCGGAAGCGCGGGCCGACGGGCTGGAAGACGTGCTGCTGGTCGACGCGCACAACTGCAACGACGGACTCGAAGGCGACGACCTTGGCCACGTCGTGCCCGGCAGTCAGCGGTCCTTCGATATGCTCCACGGAGCCGGACAGCTCGGGAGCCTGCTCACAGACGCCGAAACTGGCCGGCTCCGCTGTGGGGTCGCCTGGGACGCAACGCCCTGGGAGCCTGAGGAGGGCATCGGCCCGCTCGGCATCCGGGTCTGCGTCTTCGAGGTCAACGACCAGCGGACGGCGTACGTACTCATCGACGGCAACAACATGGAGCCGGGCCTCCGTCAGCGCATCATCGACGCCGCCGAAGGCGTGGATATGATGGAGGTGATGACCAGCGACACCCACATCGTCAATACCGTCGAGGCCGAGAATCAGGTCGGACAGGCCATCCCCGAGAAGGAGATCGTTGCGCTCATCGGGGACCTCGTCGACAGAGCCGTCGCCGATCTTGAACCCGTCGAGGCCGGGATGGCGAGCGAACAGGTGACCGTGACGGTGTTTGGCAACGACCGCACCGAGACGCTGGCTTCGACCGCCAACGCGATGGTGTCGATGGGCGGCGCGCTTGCCGCGGCGTTTATTCTCATCGTCATGACGATCAGCGTGCTGATCTTCTTGCTGACCTGA
- a CDS encoding GMP synthase subunit A — translation MTRIDVIDNHGQFTHLEQRALRDMGVDVSLRDNTTPPEEIDADGIVLSGGPDMDDIGNCPEYLDLDIPVLGICLGMQLIADELGGRVGGGEYGGYADVTVEILDEDDPLLGSLYPDTRVWASHADEVKEVPPGFERTATSDVCGVEAMSNTDEAIYGVQWHPEVAHTEEGEEVFENFLSLCDQQSVARQ, via the coding sequence ATGACTCGAATCGACGTTATCGACAATCACGGACAGTTCACACATCTGGAGCAGCGCGCGCTCCGTGACATGGGCGTCGACGTCTCGCTCAGGGACAACACAACCCCACCCGAGGAGATTGACGCCGACGGCATCGTCCTCTCGGGCGGCCCGGACATGGACGATATCGGGAACTGTCCCGAGTACCTTGACCTCGACATTCCCGTACTCGGCATCTGTCTGGGCATGCAACTCATCGCCGACGAACTCGGCGGCCGGGTCGGCGGCGGCGAGTACGGCGGCTACGCGGACGTGACGGTCGAGATTCTCGACGAGGACGACCCGCTCCTCGGTTCGCTGTACCCCGACACGCGTGTGTGGGCCAGCCACGCTGACGAAGTGAAGGAAGTCCCACCCGGGTTCGAGCGAACCGCGACTTCCGACGTCTGTGGCGTCGAGGCGATGAGCAACACGGACGAGGCGATATACGGCGTCCAGTGGCATCCGGAGGTCGCCCACACCGAAGAGGGCGAAGAAGTGTTCGAGAACTTCCTGTCGCTGTGTGATCAGCAGTCCGTCGCCCGCCAGTAA
- a CDS encoding ATP-binding protein — protein sequence MTSPALTKQSLGTGYVVATGVVITGALLAHGISTARPSLIDMVILSVGLTPALALVAANYWLPVSGLSGDQIWTAAEWCGLGIALFTLIKVVVLLAPIPQSSMIPSILASGVAVGGFGGILFGWLLELRRSRRRLAQSNEVLFRVLRHDLRNDLNVALGHLGELQRDATERGDPKCRAHADKLSGTIDAIIDTTEKARQIEFAFDADRRAQEPIDLVPCIREQIKNTTQSHPEATVELDLPEQSRVYADWMLDIVFRNVIENAVVHCEETPTLYISVEEHGRTVFVHIGDNCPSIPQHEREVLDSRQETQLHHSKGIGLWLTTWIVESYGGAVHLTTSDDGNVVTLEFCGPTVLDEIRQTLREWP from the coding sequence GTGACCTCTCCGGCGCTCACGAAGCAGTCGCTGGGGACGGGATATGTCGTCGCCACCGGTGTTGTGATCACCGGCGCACTGCTCGCCCACGGCATCTCTACCGCCCGTCCGTCCCTGATCGATATGGTCATCCTCAGCGTAGGGCTGACACCAGCGCTAGCCCTAGTAGCGGCGAACTACTGGCTTCCAGTGAGCGGACTATCCGGCGACCAGATATGGACTGCTGCGGAGTGGTGCGGGCTGGGTATCGCGCTGTTTACGCTCATCAAAGTCGTCGTACTGCTCGCTCCGATACCGCAGTCCTCGATGATCCCGTCGATACTCGCAAGTGGGGTCGCAGTCGGCGGGTTCGGCGGGATTTTGTTCGGATGGCTGCTGGAACTCCGGCGGTCTCGACGCCGACTCGCACAGAGCAACGAAGTGTTATTCCGGGTACTCAGGCACGATCTCCGAAACGATCTCAACGTCGCACTCGGACACCTCGGTGAACTGCAGCGGGATGCCACAGAGCGCGGGGACCCCAAATGCCGTGCCCACGCCGACAAATTGAGCGGCACAATCGATGCTATCATCGATACGACGGAGAAAGCGCGACAGATAGAGTTTGCGTTCGATGCAGACCGTCGCGCACAGGAGCCGATTGACCTTGTCCCATGCATCAGAGAACAAATAAAAAACACCACGCAGTCGCACCCAGAGGCAACCGTCGAACTCGACCTCCCCGAGCAGTCGCGGGTGTACGCCGACTGGATGCTCGACATCGTGTTCCGGAATGTTATCGAGAACGCAGTCGTCCACTGCGAGGAGACCCCGACACTGTATATCTCGGTCGAAGAACACGGTCGAACCGTGTTCGTCCACATCGGCGATAACTGTCCGTCGATTCCACAACACGAGCGAGAGGTCCTCGACAGCAGACAGGAGACGCAACTCCACCACTCGAAAGGAATCGGGCTGTGGCTGACGACGTGGATCGTCGAGAGTTACGGCGGGGCCGTACACCTCACGACTTCGGACGACGGCAATGTCGTGACGCTGGAATTCTGCGGCCCGACAGTTCTCGACGAGATTCGCCAAACCCTTCGAGAGTGGCCCTGA
- a CDS encoding DUF7097 family protein produces MEKALGGTSVGVDDPYDHVTRCDFVTSEGKCRWAREHGRHDPEFANARSADDFRCPAAIAPDDADADTEPEWDWADCPHFRSRNHDRECVRCGLEERRMAHSDERPLLEEHHLSYRDGGDELSHEITVFLCRWCHAKIHQSWARLDDDVNPDPEAIAQREQRRSREESELGFESAADRYDDS; encoded by the coding sequence ATGGAGAAGGCTCTCGGGGGGACATCCGTCGGCGTCGACGACCCGTACGACCACGTGACGCGATGTGACTTCGTTACCAGCGAAGGGAAGTGCCGCTGGGCGCGCGAACACGGCCGCCACGACCCCGAATTCGCCAACGCACGGAGCGCTGACGACTTTCGCTGTCCGGCAGCAATTGCGCCCGACGACGCGGACGCAGACACGGAGCCAGAGTGGGACTGGGCCGACTGCCCGCATTTCCGCTCCCGGAACCACGACCGGGAGTGTGTTCGCTGCGGACTCGAAGAGCGGCGGATGGCCCACTCCGACGAGCGGCCGCTACTGGAGGAACACCACCTCTCATACCGTGACGGCGGCGACGAGCTATCGCATGAGATAACGGTATTTCTCTGCCGGTGGTGTCACGCCAAGATACACCAGTCGTGGGCACGGCTCGACGACGACGTGAATCCAGACCCCGAAGCTATCGCACAGCGGGAACAGCGCCGCTCTAGGGAGGAATCCGAACTGGGATTTGAATCGGCAGCCGACCGGTACGACGACTCGTAA
- a CDS encoding DUF192 domain-containing protein, which translates to MRLVHDPDGAARPLATEVEYAESILEQGRGLMFRSSIPDDYALVFPFNRASRQFIHMLFVRFPLDVLWLVDEEVQAVETMQPWRSVGYATADTVIELPSGAASDVSEGDTVRLES; encoded by the coding sequence ATGCGACTCGTCCACGACCCCGACGGCGCGGCTCGCCCTCTCGCGACGGAGGTGGAATACGCCGAGTCGATACTCGAACAGGGCCGGGGGCTGATGTTCCGGTCATCGATTCCCGACGACTACGCGCTCGTCTTCCCTTTCAACCGCGCCAGCCGACAGTTTATCCACATGCTGTTCGTCCGGTTCCCGCTGGACGTACTCTGGCTCGTCGACGAGGAGGTCCAAGCCGTCGAAACCATGCAACCCTGGCGCTCGGTCGGCTACGCAACTGCGGACACTGTCATCGAACTGCCCAGTGGCGCGGCATCGGACGTTTCTGAGGGTGACACGGTCCGCCTGGAATCCTGA